Below is a window of Salvelinus alpinus chromosome 34, SLU_Salpinus.1, whole genome shotgun sequence DNA.
gccaagattgaactctttggcctgaatgccaagtgtcacgtctggaggaaacctggcaccatccctacggtgaagcatggtggtggcaacctcatgctgtagggatgtttttcagaggcagggactgggagactagtcaggatcgaggcaaagatgaaaggagcaaagtacagacagatccttgatgaaaacctgctccagagtgctcaggtcctcagactggggcgaaggttcaccttccaacaggacaacgaccctaagcacacagccaagacaacgcaggagtggcttcagaacagggttctgaatgtgcttgagtggcccagtcaaagcccggacttgaacccaatcgaacatctctggagagacctgaaaatagctgtgcagcaactatCCCCAgtcaacctgacaaagcttgagaggatctgcagagaagatttgGAGAAATTttcagaataatgctgtaacataacaatgtggaaaatgtcaaggggtctgaatactttctgaattcacTGTACAAACTAAGcacttgtgtttagtgagtcctccagaccagagacAATGGGGATGACCCATGACCCATTTTCCTGTCCCACTAGCCATACAAAATGCaaggagtacttttgggtgtcagcgaaaatgcatggagtaaaaagtacattattttctttagggatgtagtgaaataaaagtaattggtcaaaaatattaatagtaaagtacagatacccaaaaaaaactacttaagtagtactttaaagtattttttcctaagtactttacaccgctgTTTGAAACAAGTTCAGATTGTGGAACGTCATATTAGATGTAATTGACAGTATAATGCACATTAATCATAATTTCTGTAAATGTTGCTAAAACAGATTTAGATTTTTCTTCATGTAAGTCACAAACCCATTTTCATGTAAAATTTCCCTGTCGTTCCAGCTGGTGAAGAGAGCAGTGATGAGGCACAGAAGAGGAGCGTTGAGGAGGTGCAGACTGAACTCAAAGAGTTGAAGAAAGctctagaggagaggagtgaggaggtaCAGGTGCTCAGCAAGACTCTagcagagagaagcagggagTTGGAGGTGCAGAAGAGGAGCAGTGAGGCTGAACTGGAGGAGCTTACTGAAGCcttggaggagaggagcagggaggcGGACGAGAGCATGGATAAATACTGCAGCATGATGGTCCGTGTCCACAAGCTGGAGGAGACCAACGACACGCTGAAAACACGCCTGGAGCGCTTTGTCACGCAAACCACTAGCAGCACGGCTAACAATGCTAGCAACACGGCTAACAATCCTAGCAACAATCCTAGCAACACGGCTAACAATGCTAGCAACACGGCTAGCAATACTAGCAACACGGCTAACAATGCTAGCAACAACACACCCAGGCGAAAGTTAGGCAGGAGGTCAGCCGCCAGGGCACAGGAAGCACTCATACCGTCGTGTCCCGCAAAGATGGACTCTGAGAACACAGTGCCTGctggtcagggtcagggttcgTTGGGGAAGAGGGGTTGTGGTGCGCTAGCAGCTAGCGACAACAGCAACACTCCATTTAAAGCCCAGGAGGCCCTGCTGAACACTGCCAAGAGGATCAAAGCAACAGCAACCACACCCAAACCAGGAAGtagacaggaagaggaggagtttaGGCCAGAGGGACTTCCTGAGCTGGTGCAGAGAGGTGAGACCAGGGAACATGGTGTATGGATGATGGATTCCAACAATAACTTTGTTCTTATTGAAGCATAATAACCTGAGCTACTACTATCAGCCTCATGTTCGATTTGTCTGATGTCTCAGGGTTTGCTGATATCCCTGTAGGAGAGGCCAGTCCCTTCATCATGAGGAGAACAGCTGTGCAGCGCTGTAGCCCTCGTCTGGCCGCCGCACGACACACCGCCACCGCCCCCTCTGTAACCCCCCAACACAAGGtgagtttcacacacacacacacaagacggAGCACCTGCAGATTGTCACATGCAGTCATAAACACGGCCCCCACACTGCACACGAGACACCCACAGGGGGCAGCAGAGTCCTGAAGGTGAGCCACACACTGCAGTTAAATTACAGTGTGTCATTGGTCAGCAGAGAGTGATATAAGCCAAGATAAGccatgggagagatggagggtagagaaGAGACTTGTCACTAAGAGAAGGTGTGAGATGGTtgtattcagtcagtcagcctaACCTGGGTCACATCTGCAATGGGGACCCTCTTTTCTTAGAAAATCACTCTTGACTACGGCTCACTGGAGACCTGATAACAtacacattcactcacacacgTCAGTAGCTACATCAGTAGtctccatccaattggcgaccaGATTTTTGAAAGATGCTACCATGTCAAATGAACAATAGAATTATAGAATTGTACCGGCATTTCCCTGTTTCCATCAGCCGGTCGTGACTTTTTTTTCGCAAGACATTTGTGAGACGGCTTCCTCTCTCGGACCCATTTCAGGAATAGCACTTAAAACAACACCCTCTCCATAACTTCAGTTTAATGAAAGATCACATCCATATTGGGGGCATATTAACTTGTGGTGAAGCCTCCCTGTGGTAGTTGCAGAgcgcaggaggttggtggcaccttaattggggagaatgggcttgtggtaatgagtggaatggtatcaaatacatcgaacacttggtttccatgtgtttgacgccattccatttgctctgttccagacTATTATgatccgtcctcccctcagcagcctccagtaTTGCAGAGGAACTTTGTTATGCTGTAACTAGTTTGTCATACCACCAGGTACCTTAGAAGCTGGGGGGGGGTGGACCATTTAACTTTAGGAAGACAGGGAGAGTCCACTCATGTCTCTGTCCATAACATGACCATTTAAAACCCTTTCCTACTCTTGCAGGTGCTGGAGCCCCTGTCCCTTCAGAGCCCTGTCGGCATGGCAACTCTGTCTGACAGCCCTGGTGGGAAAGGCCTGTGTGTTAGTCCCGCCCCCAGTGGCGAGGAGAGGCGTGGCCGTCGGTCCCTGAGCACACGGAAGACTCCGGAACAGAGGGAGAAACGCAAAGAGGCCATGATGACATCATCACGCCAAGAGGAGAACTGCCAAGTGCAGTAACATAGCAACTAACTAACCTGTACAGTCATTACCAGCAGTAGATGCCAGTAACACCTCAGCCCAAACCAATGCGATGACAGAATACTGATGTCAGAATGTCTGAAATGGCAGACCTGTAAGCTGCATTACTAATGTAATGTATCTGTCTGCTGTCTGTGGTACAGTAGTACAGATGGAATGTGATTCTCCAATGTGAGCTGTAGATATTAAATGTTTCTGTGTTTTGTTCTGAACCTGTTTTATACTTTCTATTCCTCCTGATTTACTACTACTGTTAATAGCacaacaataaaacatttaaaaatattttttagggCTGGTTTTCCAGACCCAAATGAATCCTACTGGACTAGAAAGCATGCTCGATGGAGAATCCATGCCATTGGAACTTAATGTGTGTCTGTGGAAACTAGCCCATAAAGTCATATAGGATAAACTCCCATTACCTAGTTCTGTAGCGTTACGGGTCTTTTCTGTGTCAATAACTAATAATTCCACTTCACTCCAGCTCATTGGTTGTTCATAATGATATAACTGCTGTTTTACTAAACATTGTGATCACATTTGCTTGACTGTGTCTCTTAACCTATGGTCTCACATCAGTGTACATATGATTTCATTTTGCTTTGTCTTACATGGTCTTTTCTCACTCCAAGAGTCAGACGGCGACTAGTctgtcgacacacacacacacctcgactctctcacacacacacacacacagctcaggaAATCAATAATCCTGCTTTTTGAAGCCATAGGGAGACAGATCTCACTGCACAAAATACCCCTGTATCAAGATCTGATACACATTGAAATTTGCTGTATCTGATTGTGTCCAACTCACACATGCCGTATCAAATGCTTCAGCCCACCTTGATGCATTCTGTCAATCACCACCAATCATATTCGTTGACACGTCCTAACATCTCAAGTATGCGTTTGATTCCTTGTTGACTAATTGTATGAAATTAATCTTAAAAGTTACGGTGCTCATTGCTGTCACCATGaaaatatcccccccccccccccccaaataacaAAATCTTACAGACCAGGGCTTTTGATAATCAAACTTAATACTGGGGGTAAAAAGCGTGAATGAAATGTTTCCCTGTGGGATCAGTATTATACAAACCATGGGAATGTACCATTTTTCTATTTAAACAGGGAAGTTTATACCTTAACTTCAAGTCTTGTCAGTCAAATTTCAAGATGTAACGTATAGCCCTACGGTACTTGATGCAGTCGACACTACAAAGAACCATCATTTATAGCCCAACAAATGTAATACGGTGATGGATTTTGTATTTGTTTACAGTAACAAAAACCACACAAACCAGTATAACTCCAGCACTCCCAAATAAAGAATGAAAAAGGTTTTTGTTAGTTTGACTTAAAGAATCTGTGCATGAAGCTATTCCTTCTGGGATTGAATTGAGTCTaccacagacaggaataaagttTATAATGTTTAATCACAGTCCTGGCAGAGACTCTGCACTTTAAATGGCTGTTACTGTGCAGCAGCACTGTTAAAACGGGCCCCAGGAGCGGAGATAGACACGTTGAAATACAAGTTTAATATAAAAATGATGGGATGTTCAGGTTTTAAGCTTCATCTTCCATTCTAAAGGGTAATGTGAGTACCCATATTGTTTGTGTTTTGGAACCTAGACTAGTGCACCTCTAACTGTAAAATGTATAATTTAATGTAATCCACAGTGGAAATATATTTCAGTTACCAAATTGTAGAAATGGGATATTTGTGTGGAGGTGAAGGAGCGTCTTTATTTtgatatcagtggaggctgctggagcgaatggaatggtaccaaaccatgtgtttgatgtatttgataccgttctaCACATTCCGTTccggccattaccacgagcccgtcctccctgattaaggtgccaccaacctcctgtgctgtgtAGTGTATGTTTGGGTATTATACATGTTAGATTCTTGCTTCTGCAGGGATCGCCTGAACGGTCCTTTCAGCTGTAAAAGAGAAATAATTGGTTgagagtattgtgtgtgtgtgtacgtaagcTATATCGGCATGTATGTTGGATGTGTGAGAGACCAATGGGAAAAAGAGAAGATGAGGACAGTTAATATTATAATATCTGATGGACAGACCACGTAAACATAGCATCTGCCCAGATTACGCAAggttttagttctgggttaaccaaaATTACACCCAAAATGTCATACATCTCAGTTTCTAAGGTCACTCTACTGTTCAGAAACAGTCAGTTAGAAAAAGTCCAGTGAAAGGTGCAGTAGTCTGACTTACAGCAGGGGATAAGGCCTTCATCTTCACATCCGGATCAATatacactgaaaaaatatatataaacgcaacatgtgaagtcttggtctcatgtttcatgagctgaaatttttcatacgcacaaaaactTATTTcgttcaaattttgtgcacaaatttgtttacatttctGTTAGTGCCAACATAATCCATctgcctgacaggtgtggtatatatcaaggagctgattaaacaggatgttcgttacacaggtgcaccttgtgctgggtacaataaaaggccactctaaaatgtgccgttttgtcacacaacacaatgccacagatgtcttttttgagggagcgtgcaattggcatgctgactgcaggaatgtccacgagagctgttgccagagaattaaatgttaatttctctaccataaaccgccttcaatgtcattttagataatttggcagtatgtTTGACGTCGTTtgacgtcgtaaccgacttcagtgggcaaacaCTCCCTTTTAAtgtccactggcacactggagaagtgtgctcttcacggatgaatcccggtttcagctgtaccgggcagatggcagagtgtcccatggtggcggtgtggttatggtatgggcaggcataagctacggacaacgaacacaattgcattttatcaatggcagtttgaatacacagagatactgtgacgagatcctaaggcccaatgtcgtgccattcatccaccgccatcacctcaacATGACAATGCataatgtcgcaaggatctgtacacaattcctggaagctgaaaatgtcccagttcttccatggcctgcatactcaccagacatgtcacccattgatcaGGTTTGGGATGctgtggatcgacgtgtacgccagcgtgttccagttccagccaatatccaCCAACCTCACACAGGCATTGAAGGGGagttggacaacattccacagcccaCAATCAACCGCTTTATCAACTCTGCTAAGGAGATGTGTCtctctgcatgaggcaaatggtggtcacaccagatactgactggcttTATTTTCTCTGTCCCCTAACCTAATACATTATGAAACACTTGAGTAGTTGAATcgggtgtgttagtgctgggctggaacaaaagtgTGCAGTCCTATGGGTTGGATTTGTGGGTACCAGAAAGTGGGACATACCGTGCCctcagaaagcattcagaccccttgactttttccaactttttttatgttacagccttgttctcaaatggattaaataaatacaaatcctcagaaATCTATACACAAtccctcataatgacaaagtgaaaacaggtttttagaattttttgcaaatgtataaatatgtattttttaaataccttatttacataaatataatgactctttgctatgaggctcgaaattgagctcaggtgcctcctgtttccattgatcatacttgagatgtttctacaacttgattggagtccacctgtggtaaattcaattgattggaatgatttggaaaggcacacacctgtctttataaggtcccacagttgacagtgcatgtcagagcaaaaaccaagccatggggttgaaggaattgtctgtagagcgccgagacaggattgtgtttaggcacagatctggggaaatgtaccaaaaaatgtctgcagcattgaaggtccccaagaacacagtggcctccatcattcttaaatggaagaaatttgtaaccaccaagactcttcctagagctggccgcccggctaaactgatcaatcaggggagaagagccttggtcagggaggtgaccaagaatccgacgctcactctgacagagctctagagttcctctgtggagatgggagaacctcccagtAAAGGGCacgtgacagcctgcttggagttttccaaaaggcacctaaagactctcagaccatgagaaacaagattatctggtctgatgaaaccacgatggaactctttggcctgaatgccaagcgtcacgtctggaggaaacctgacaccatggaagcacggtggtggcagcatcatgctgtggggatgtttttcagcggcagggacttggagactagtcaggattgagggaaagtacagagagatccttgatgaaaacctgcattagagcactcaggacctcagactggggcgaaggttcaccttccaacaggacaacgaccctaagcacacagccaagacaacgcaggagtggcttcagaacagggttctgaatgtgcttgagtggcccagtcaaagcccggacttgaacccaatcgaacatctctggagagacctgaaaatagctgtgcagcaactatCCCCAgtcaacctgacaaagcttgagaggatctgcagagaagatttgGAGAAATTttcagaataatgctgtaacataacaatgtggaaaatgtcaaggggtctgaatactttctgaattcacTGTACAAACTAAGcacttgtgtttagtgagtcctccagaccagagacAATGGGGATGACCCATGACCCATTTTCCTGTCCCACTAGCCATACAAAATGCaaggagtacttttgggtgtcagcgaaaatgcatggagtaaaaagtacattattttctttagggatgtagtgaaataaaagtaattggtcaaaaatattaatagtaaagtacagatacccaaaaaaaactacttaagtagtactttaaagtattttttcctaagtactttacaccgctgTTTGAAACAAGTTCAGATTGTGGAACGTCATATTAGATGTAATTGACAGTATAATGCACATTAATCATAATTTCTGTAAATGTTGCTAAAACAGATTTAGATTTTTCTTCATGTAAGTCACAAACCCATTTTCATGTAAAATTTCCCTGTCGTTCCAGCTGGTGAAGAGAGCAGTGATGAGGCACAGAAGAGGAGCGTTGAGGAGGTGCAGACTGAACTCAAAGAGTTGAAGAAAGctctagaggagaggagtgaggaggtaCAGGTGCTCAGCAAGACTCTagcagagagaagcagggagTTGGAGGTGCAGAAGAGGAGCAGTGAGGCTGAACTGGAGGAGCTTACTGAAGCcttggaggagaggagcagggaggcGGACGAGAGCATGGATAAATACTGCAGCATGATGGTCCGTGTCCACAAGCTGGAGGAGACCAACGACACGCTGAAAACACGCCTGGAGCGCTTTGTCACGCAAACCACTAGCAGCACGGCTAACAATGCTAGCAACACGGCTAACAATCCTAGCAACAATCCTAGCAACACGGCTAACAATGCTAGCAACACGGCTAGCAATACTAGCAACACGGCTAACAATGCTAGCAACAACACACCCAGGCGAAAGTTAGGCAGGAGGTCAGCCGCCAGGGCACAGGAAGCACTCATACCGTCGTGTCCCGCAAAGATGGACTCTGAGAACACAGTGCCTGctggtcagggtcagggttcgTTGGGGAAGAGGGGTTGTGGTGCGCTAGCAGCTAGCGACAACAGCAACACTCCATTTAAAGCCCAGGAGGCCCTGCTGAACACTGCCAAGAGGATCAAAGCAACAGCAACCACACCCAAACCAGGAAGtagacaggaagaggaggagtttaGGCCAGAGGGACTTCCTGAGCTGGTGCAGAGAGGTGAGACCAGGGAACATGGTGTATGGATGATGGATTCCAACAATAACTTTGTTCTTATTGAAGCATAATAACCTGAGCTACTACTATCAGCCTCATGTTCGATTTGTCTGATGTCTCAGGGTTTGCTGATATCCCTGTAGGAGAGGCCAGTCCCTTCATCATGAGGAGAACAGCTGTGCAGCGCTGTAGCCCTCGTCTGGCCGCCGCACGACACACCGCCACCGCCCCCTCTGTAACCCCCCAACACAAGGtgagtttcacacacacacacacaagacggAGCACCTGCAGATTGTCACATGCAGTCATAAACACGGCCCCCACACTGCACACGAGACACCCACAGGGGGCAGCAGAGTCCTGAAGGTGAGCCACACACTGCAGTTAAATTACAGTGTGTCATTGGTCAGCAGAGAGTGATATAAGCCAAGATAAGccatgggagagatggagggtagagaaGAGACTTGTCACTAAGAGAAGGTGTGAGATGGTtgtattcagtcagtcagcctaACCTGGGTCACATCTGCAATGGGGACCCTCTTTTCTTAGAAAATCACTCTTGACTACGGCTCACTGGAGACCTGATAACAtacacattcactcacacacgTCAGTAGCTACATCAGTAGtctccatccaattggcgaccaGATTTTTGAAAGATGCTACCATGTCAAATGAACAATAGAATTATAGAAT
It encodes the following:
- the LOC139563801 gene encoding centromere protein F-like, producing the protein MDKYCSMMVRVHKLEETNDTLKTRLERFVTQTTSSTANNASNTANNPSNNPSNTANNASNTASNTSNTANNASNNTPRRKLGRRSAARAQEALIPSCPAKMDSENTVPAGQGQGSLGKRGCGALAASDNSNTPFKAQEALLNTAKRIKATATTPKPGSRQEEEEFRPEGLPELVQRGEASPFIMRRTAVQRCSPRLAAARHTATAPSVTPQHKVLEPLSLQSPVGMATLSDSPGGKGLCVSPAPSGEERRGRRSLSTRKTPEQREKRKEAMMTSSRQEENCQVQ